The Microlunatus soli genome contains the following window.
ACGGTTCCCATTGATCGCCGCCGCCATCGACTCGGCAGACCTGACGGTAGAACAGGCCACCGCGATCTGCACCAGTCTGAAGAACCTCCCTGCTACCGCCGACCCGGTCGAGGTCGAAGGGTTACAGGTCGAGTTGATCATCCGCGCCGCCGAATTCCACGCCGACGCGTTGCGCCGGCTGACGAACCGTCTGATCGAACAACTCGAACCCGACACCGTGGACGAACGACTCGGCGCCCAGTTGGACGCCGAGGAACGCCGGGCCCGGCGGGACCGGTACCTGACCTGGCGGCACGGTGCACACGGATCGATCAATTTCCACGGTCGGTTGCCCGCGGTTGCCGGGGAAGCGTTCATCGGTCAGCTCGATGCCTACGAGAAACAGGCCCGAGCCAAAGGCCTTGATCACCGGATCGACCCGGACACCGAGGTGCCGACGTTGGCGCAACGCCGCGCCGACGCTCTGACCGCGATGATCGACGACCTGGCCCGTCGCCAACTCGCTCCGTCGGTGCATGGTGATCGGCCCCGGGTGGTGATCGTGATCGATTACGAGCACTTGTTGGCCGGACTCCGATCGGGTGGAGTGATCCTCGGGTCGGAGGAGACCGTCACCCCTGGAGAGGCCCGCCGGCTGGCCTGCGGTGCGGACCTGCTGCCGGCCGTGTTCGGTGGCCCGTCGACGGTCCTGGATCTCGGCCGCAGAGTGCGGTTGTTCACCGGCGCGCTGCGCCAGGCGTTGACCCTGCGCGACGGTGGCTGTGTCTTCCCCGGCTGTGATGTGCCACCGATCCGGTGCGAGGGACATCATCTGACACCGTGGTGGGACGGTGGTGAAACCAACCTGTCCAACGGGGTCCTGTTGTGCGCCCACCATCACCACCTGGTCGAACCCGACCCCACCGCACCGCCGGGCAGTCGCTGGACCATCCGCCTGGACCACCGAGGGTTACCTGAGGTGATCCCACCGATCCGGATCGACCCCCGCCAGCGACCCCGGCAACATGTCCGCTTCACCGAACGATCCATGCGACAACGCCGCTGAACCCGCGGTTGAATGCCCGTCCGGGATCGATCCGATTCGGGGCGTGCGAGTTGATCACTCTGCGCATGCTCACGAGCGCCGGAGCGGAACAACACGACCAACGACCGGAACGCCCGTTATCCGATGTGGTGTGCCCGGCGTCTTGCTGGTGCGCCCGTTGTCGTACTCGTGTGTGTGACGCCCTGGTGGCAACCAACGTGCGGTCGTCCCGGATCGCGTGGTGGTCAGCGGCTGGTTCGGCTCTGCGACCGGGCGAGGTAGTCGGCGTTGATCGTGACGCCCCAGCCGGGCTCGGTGCCGAGGGTGACCTCGCTGTCGCGGACGATCGGCAACGGCTCGTACAGGTCCCTGACCCAGGGCACGTCCTCGATGCTCCACTCCTGAGGTTGGCTGACCGAGGGGCTGGACGCGGCCAGGTGCAGGGTGAAGATCTGCAGCAGCGACACGTTGGCGCAGTGCGGCGTACAGGGGATGCCGGTGGCCTCGGCCATCGCGGCGACCTTGCGGGCCCGGGTGACGCCGCCGATGTAGCCGATGTCGGGCTGGACGATGTCGACCACGCGTCCCTCGATCATCCGGTGGAACTGTTCCAATGAATTGTCCTGTTCACCGCCGGCGACCGGGATGTCCAACGCGGCGGCGACCGCCGCCGTACTCTCCAATTGTGGGTACGGGCAGGGCTCCTCGTAGTGGTAGTAGCCATTCGCCTCCAGGAGCCGACCGACCCGGATCGCTTCGGCCGGGCTGTAACACCCGTTGGCGTCGGCACGCAGCGTGACATCATCGCCGACCGCGTCCCGGATCGTCGGGATGATCGACTCGGTCCGTCCCGGTGCGGCATCGCGGTCACGGCCCATCACCTGACCGATCCTGATCTTGAACGCGGTGAAGGTGCCATCGTCCACCAGCGTGCGCAGCCGGTCGGCTTCGTCGGACGGCGTGATGTCGCGGCGCATACTGGAGCCGTAGACACCGATCGTGGTCCGGACCGCACCTCCGAGCAGTTTGTAGACCGGTAGCCCCGTCGCCTTGCCGAGCAGATCCCAGATCGCGGTGTCGATACCGCACAGCGCACGGAACAGCGTCGTGCCGTAGAACTTGTACTCCATCCGGACGCATTCGTCGACGATCGCCGGCAGGTCCCACGGATCCCTGCCCAGGAACCACGAGCTGAGTTGATCATGGAGCACCGGGACACTCTGGTCGGCGATGTACGGCGAGACCTGGCCCCACCCCTCGAGGCCGTCGTCGGTGGTCACCCGGACCAGTGCGAGATTGTTGTTCTGCTGGTACGTCGTGATCGAGTCGATCTTCATCGGTGCCTCTCTGCGGCGAATCGGTCCGACCATTCTTTCCTACCGGCACCCGCCCTCCCGTCGGGTCGCCCGACCTGCGTCGGCCGGCTGGTCCGACGTCCCGCCCCGCTCAGCGCAGCGTCTCAGAGCGCAGCGTCGAGGCCGCCAGCCAGTCGCCGAGTCGGTCGACGGTGAGGCCATCGAGTTCGGCGACGATCGCGGTGTGGCCGTCCGGCAATGTCAGCGGGTCCTCGGGGACGGCAACCACCAAACAACCCGCGGCGGTGGCCGAAGCGATGCCGTTGGCCGAGTCCTCCAGCGCGACGCAGCGGCGCGGGTCGAGGTCGAGTGTTGCCGCCGCGGCCAGGTAAGGCTCGGGGTCCGGCTTGGGCTTGGTCACCTCGTCACCGCAGACCACGACGTCGAAGGTGTCCGGCGCCAGTTGCCCGAGGACGACCTCGACGAGGCTGCGATAGCTGCCCGTCACCAGCGCGGTCGGCACGCCGGCCGACCGTACGGCGTCGAGCAACTGCTCGGCACCCGGGCGCCACGGGACACCCTCGGCGAACAGCTCCCTGGTCCGCTGCAGTAGCCACCGGGCCGACTGCAGATGATCGCCGTCGACTCCGACGTCGGCGTGCACCATCCGTACGGTGTCGATCAGGTTGCTGCCGACCACGGCGAGTCGTGCTGCCGGCGACAGCGTGCCGCCGAGTCCGGTCGCCAACTCCTCGAGGCTGACATCCCACAGCCGTTCGCTGTCGAACAGGGTGCCGTCCATATCGAACAGCACCGCCCCGATCGGATCGCCCTGCACGATTGCCTCCTTCGTCTCAGCCGCGGTGATGGGTCGTCAGTCGACCAGCTCGGCGAGCCACTGCTTCAGCGTCCGCGGATCGTCGCTGGTCGTCCCGTCCAGACCGAGCTCCAGGCAGCGACGCAGGTCCTCCCTGGTCCTGGTCGGCCAGCCGTGAATCTGATAGCCGGCCTCGTGCAGCTGGTCGACCGCGCCGGCCGTCAGGCCGTCCCAACCGCTGTGCAGTCGGGTCGAGCCGGTCTCCTTGATCAATCCCTCGGGGCCGTCCGGACGGTCGGCGACCTCGCTCCAGGTCGAGGTGATGATGCCGCGGCGGATCTGCGGCATCCGCTCGGCGACCGTGGAGATCGCCTCGATCGAGAAGCCGGTCAGAAAGGTCCGCTCCGCATGATCACGATGGTCGGCGAAGAAGTCGACGAGCGAGTCGATCACGGCCGGTGCCTTGATCTCCAGCTGGATGGTGCTCGCGGTCGACTCGTACATCTGCAGCAGTGTCGGCACCCGTTCCCCGTCACCGATGTCGACCGAATTGATCACCGACCAGGGCAACTCCGCGATCGGTCCCAGACCCTTACCGGCGTCGTCCGCGGCGACCCGGTCGAGGGTGGCGTCGTGCAGCATCAGCAGCTGACCGTCAGCACTGATCCGGACGTCGGTCTCCACCTCGTCGATGCCGATCTCCTCGGCTCGTCGAAAGCTGGCAACGGTGTTCTCCGGTGCCTCGGCCATGGCGCCTCGGTGTCCGACGACGACAAAACTCACGGTGCTGCCTCTCTCTGGGGAACTGCTGACCTGGTTGGTGCGGTTTCCTGGCCGGAGCCGACGGTCGCGATGGCGACGGTGGGGTGACGAACTCGACGGGTGATGCTCGATCAGGTCCCGACCTGGCGTTGATACTTGGGTAGTGTGCGCTCGATCGCCGGTTCCAGCACCCGTACCGTCTCCCGCAGGACCCGAGCCGGGTCGGCATTGGCGGCATACACCTTCTGGATCGCGATCTGCATCTCGGCAATCGTCTCGTTGACGTAGCGGCGCATCACATCCGGGGTCCGTGCGCGGGAGAGCTGATCTTGTGCGACCTGATAGGCGGGTGTCCGGGTGTTCCGCTTCTTGATCTTGGGAGAGTGCAGCGCGCTGCTGGTCACCGGAAGGTAGCCGGTAGCCATGCTCCAATCGGCCGCCCCGTGTTCGGCCAGATACCTGATCACCTGCCAGGCCGCCTGCTTGCGGCTGCGAGTGGCATTACGCATCACCGCAAGACCGCTGCCTCCGGTCGGCACCCCGACGGTCTGCTGCCGGGGCAGGAAGGCTGCACCGACCTCGAACTCGACCGAGTCCAGCAACGAGGTCAGCGCGCCGGTGGAGTTGAAGATCGAAGCCGTGACCCCGGAAGCGAAGTCGGCGTTGATGTCGCTGGCCAGGTAGGCCATCTGATCGTCGTGGATGAAGGCCCGATCGGATTCCAACGAGGCGATCGTCGGTTCGGAGTCCAGGGTCGGGTTCATTCCATCGGAGTAGCCACCGCCGAAGGCCCAGGACGATCCCTGGAAGTACCAGTCGTCCTCGCCGGTGTAACCGCGCATCCGCACCTTCGACCCGCGATAGCGCAGGCCCTTCAGCTGGCGACCCCACTCCCGGAGCTCTGTGTAGCTGTCCGGCCCTCGGTCGGGTAGGCCGCCGGCGGCGAAGATCTCCTTGTTGTAATAGAACAGCGGAGTCGAGCGCGCCCACGGCAGCCAATAGATCTGGTCACGGACGGTGCCCTCGGCGAGGAATCGGGGATGGAACGCGGTGGTGTCGAAGTCGGCGTCGAAGTAGTCGGTCAGCGGCTCCAGCGCCTCGGCCAGCAGGTAGCGGTTCCAGGAGACGTCGCTGAGAGTGATGAAGTCCGGCACCTGCTCCGACGTCAGACTTGCAGCGAGTTTGGAATCCAGGGCGTCGTAGCCGGGGAACAACTGGATCTCGCAGAAGATGTCGGTCTGCGCCGCGTTGAACCGGTCGATGATCGTCTGCAGGATCTCGGCGTTGTGCGAGGTGAACGCGCTCCACAGCACGACCCGGTCCCGGCGGGCAAACTGCGGCGGTACCTGCCCGCTGACCTGATCGTAGTCGCCGTCGCGGCGGCCGACACAGCCGGACAGCGCGACGCCGGCGGCGACAGCACCCGCCCCGGTCAGCAATCGGCGACGGTTCAGGTTGAGTCGGGTCACCGGGTCTCCCTTTCTCGGCCGATGTGACCGGTGGTCGATGATCATCGGCGGACCGCGCTCCCGGCCAGCCCGGCGACGATGTAGCGCTGCGCGAGCAGGAAGACGATCGCCATCGGCAGTACGACGAACAGGGTCCCGGCCATCAGAGCGCCCCAGTCGTTGATCCCGTCGTTCTCCTTCAGGTAGAGCAGGCCGATCGGCAGCGTTCGCATGTTCACCGAGTTCGTGACGATCAGCGGCCAGACGAAGCCGTTCCATTCGTCGATCAACGCGATCAGCCCGACGGTGATGATCGCCGGCCGGGCCATCGGAACGATGAACGAGACGATCGTCCGCAGGTGACCGGCGCCGTCCAGTTGGGCGGCCTCCAGTACCTCGGGGGCGATCGACAGGAAGAACTGTCGGAGCAGGAAGGTCCCGAACGCCGACGCCACGCCGGGCAGGATCAGCCCGGCGTAGGTGTTGACCAGATGCAGCTGACCGATGGTGATGTAGTTGACCAGCAGCGTGACATGTCCGGGCACCATCAGCGCACCGAGCATGAAGATGAACAGCCACCGCTTCCCGGGAAAGGGGAGAAAGGCGAACGCGTAGGCGGTGAGGACGGCCAGCACGACCTTCAACGCCATCCCGATCAGCGCGACGACCACCGAATTGATCAAGAACTGTCCGAACGGCGCCAGTTGCCAGGCGTTGACGACGTTCTCCCAGGTCAGTGATCGCGGGATCAGCCGCAGCGGCCAGCTGTTGATATCGGCCGTGGTCTTGAACGCGGTGCTGACGAACAGATAGAGCGGGATCAGGAACACCAGAGCACTGACGATCAGTGCCAGCACACCCCACCAGGGCGTCCGGCGGGCGCGGCCGCCGGTCGTCCGTCGCGGTGTCTGCGGGGTCACGGTCGGTACGGCGGCCATCAGTAGTGCACCCTCCGCTCGACGAACCGGAACTGCACTGCGGTGATCACCATCAGCACGACGAACAGGATCATCGAGGCCGCGCTGGAGACGCCGACGTTGGTGCGGTTGAACGCTTCGTCATAGATGAACCAACTCAGCGTCGTCGTCGCGCCGGCCGGCCCGCCGCCGGTCATCATCGCAATGACATCGAACGCCTGGAAGGCCGAGATGGTCTGGGTGACGATCAGGAAGAACGTCGTGGGGGAGAGCAGCGGGAAGATCACCTGCAGGAAGCTCGCGATCCGACCGGCGCCGTCGATCCTGGCGGCTTCCAGCACCTCGGCCGGGATCTGCTGGATGCCGACGAGGTAGACGATCGCGACGAACCCGAGACCCTTCCAGATCGACACGATGATCAACGCCGGCAGCGCCCAGGACGCATCCGTCGTCCAGTCGGGGGAGTCGGCGCCGACGACGTTGAACAGCATTCTGCTCAGCCCGTGATTGGGATCGAAGATGAACAGCCAGATGGTGGCGATCGCTGCGCCGGAGAGCACGTGCGGCGAGAACGCCAGTGACTGGACGGCCGTTGTGCCCTTGATCCGCAGGGAGAACAGCAGAGCCAGCGCCAGTCCGAGCACCATCGTCACCACGACGACCGCCAGCACCCAGACCAGCGTACGGAGCAGCACGGTGGGAAAGGCCCAGCTGCTGAACAGTCCGGTGTAGTTGAGAAGTCCGACGAAGCCGGCCTCGGGGGAGATGAAGTCCCAGTCGGTGAAGCTCAGGTAGACGTTCTCGATGATCGGCCAGTAGGCGAAGACCGCGATCAGCGCCAGATTGGGCAGCGCGAAGGCGATGAACAACAGATAGCCGCGCCGCCGCCGACGGACAGCACCGGGGCGCCGGCGGGCGTCGAGGGGACCGATCAGTTCGTCCGATGGGTCGGTGGTGTCGAGGGGCACCGGCGGTCGGGCCACCGGCCCGCTGCCCACCTCGGTTGTCTCACTGCTCACCCGCTGCCACACCCATCCGCATCGACGATGATGAATTCGTCACCACCCTAGGGATGATCAACGATCAGCAGCCGTGCCGAAGGCGTTCAATTCATGATCATTGTGCGCACGTTTCCGACGCTGTGCGAAGATGCCGGGCAGTATGTCCAGCATGTTCCGTGGCAGGGCCTTCGACCGTCAGCAGGAGATCCTTTCCTTCGTCCGCTCCGAGGGTCGGGCCGTCGTGTCGGAGATCGGCGACCGGTTCGCTGTCTCACCGGCGACCTTGCGGCGCGATCTGCGAGCGCTCGAGGCGCAGCGGTTGATCGTCCGCTCCTACGGGGTGTTCTTCCCCACCGACATCGGCGGCCACGAGACTTCGGTGGAGGACCGGCGCAAGGCCCAGACCGAGGAGCGATTGGCGATCGCCGAGGCGGCGGTGTCTTTGATGACCGATGTCAGCTCGGTGTTCCTCGACGAAGGTGCCTTGCTGGAGGATCTGGTCGGTCCGTTGCGCCCGGTCCGGCGACTGACCGTGGTCACCACATCGGTCACCATCGCCGCGGATCTCGGTCGACAGAGTGATCATGACGTGATCGTTGTCGGTGGCCGGCTGCGCCCAGCGAAGATGGGTACGGTGGACCGGTGGGCGGTGTCGATGCTCGCCGAGCTGAACGTCGACCTCGCCGTCCTGGGCACCAACGGCGTGACGCTGGACCGAGGCCTGACGACTCCTGACCCGGCCGTCGCGGAGACCAAACGTGCGGCGATCGCTGCGGCCCGGCAGAGCGCGCTGGTCTGTGAGCACACCCGCTTCGGTGTCACGAGTTTTGCCAAGTTCGCCGACGTCCGGCAGCTGAGTTGGATCGTCACCGGGAAGCAGCTGGCCCGAGCAACCGCTCAGCGCTACTCGGCGATCGGCCCGAAGCTGCTGCGCGTCTGAGCGGTGCCGATCAGAGCCGGTCGAGCGTCGTCAGCTCGCCGCCCCACTCTTGTCGACGGTCTCGTGCTGCAGGTACCGACCGCGGAACGCCGGCGACTCCCGTAGCGGTCTTACATCTCGTGCAGGTAGCGACGGTTCAGCTCGACCTCGACCGTCCAGTCGGTGCGATGCCAGTGGTAGCCGGATTCGTACAGACCGAAGAAACTGATGTCGCTCACTCCATGGTGATCACCGCGCGGCCGCGGATCTCGCCGCGGCCGAGTGCGGCGTAGGCATCGTTCACCTGGTCCAGGCGGTAGCTGCGACTGACCGCATCGGCGATGTTGATCTTGCCCTGGGCGGCGAGGTCGATCACCGCCGGCAGGTCGACCCTGGTCCGGCCGCCGAAGGACCCCATGATGTGGAACCCGCGGCGCACCAGTGGCGTGATCTCGATCTGTGCGGTCGCGTCGCCGGCGGCGATCCCGATCGCGACCATCCGACCGCCGTCGATCAACATCCGGGATGCCTGCTGGAAGGTCTGCGGCAGTCCGAGGGCCTCGAAGGCCACGTCCACGCCGGCCCCGTCGGTCAGCTCGCGGACCGCGGCGACCGGATCGGTGCCGGCGGAGTTGATCACCTCGTCGGCGCCGAGCCGACGGGCCTGGGCCAGCTTCTCGTCGCTGACGTCGATCGCGATCACCCGACCGGCGCCCATCGCCTTGGCCAGTTGGACGATGCTCTGGCCGACGCCGCCGATCGCGACCACGGCGACCGTCTCGCCGGGTTGCAGGTCGGCGCTGTGTCGGATCGCGCCGTAGGCGGTGAAGATCGCGCACCCCAGGATCGCAGCCGGCGCCTGCGGCAACTCGGGCGGCAACGGCGCCAGCGCGATGACCGGGACGACGGCGTACTCGGCCAGACCGGCCATCGAATACATCGCTATCGAGCTGCCGTCGGTAGCCTGCAGCCGGGAGCTGCCGTCGTACAAGGTGCCGTTCAGTCTGTTCTGGGCGAAGAAGCTCAGGCACATGTCGTCTCGGCCCCGTTCGCACTGCCGACAACTGCCGCACGGCATGATGAACGCTCCGACAACCGAGGTGCCGACGGCCGGTGCGGCGTCGTCCGTGCCCGGCCCGAGCGCAGTGACCACACCGCTGATCTCGTGCCCCAGCACCGCAGGGGAGGGAAACGCGACCTCGCCGCGCAGAACGTGCAGATCGGAATGGCAGACCCCGCAGGAGGTCAGCTTGACCAGCGCCTCGCCGGTTTTCGGTTCCGGCACCGGGATCTCCTCGATCCGCAGTTCCGGCCCCGTGCCGTGCCAGACGGCGGCTCGCATGGTGTCGACCATGATCATGTCCTTCCCGGTACGACGACGTCCGGCTGCGAGCCTACTGGCGGTCTGTCCCGGCGATCCTCGGCCACCCCTTGATCTCAACCGTGGTTGAAGTTGAACACTGGCGATCATGACCACCACACAGGCAGGCCCAGACCGAGCAGATCCCGATCGGGCAGACCTCGAACAGCTGATGGGGTTGATGACCGGCGACGAGAAGCACGGACCGAGCGCCACCTCGACCCTGGACGTGTTGTGGGTGCTCTACGACCGGGTGCTGGCGCTCAGTCCGCAGACCATCGACGATCCACGGCGCGACCGGTTCATCCTGTCCAAGGGGCACGGACCGATGGCCTATTACGCCGTCCTCGCGGCCAAGGGATTCATCCCACAGGAGTGGCTGCCCACCTTCGGTGGCTTCGGATCCCGACTCGGGCACCATCCGGACCGGTTGCTGATCCCCGGCGTCGAGTTCTCCAGCGGATCACTCGGCCACGGGCTGCCGGTGGCCGTCGGTGTCGCGCACGGCCTACGCGCCCAACACAATCCGGCCCGGGTGTTCTGCCTGATCGGCGATGCCGAATTCGATGAGGGCAGCAACTCCGAGGCCGTCGTCTACGCCGGCAGCGTCGGGCTCGGCAACCTGGTCACCGTGGTGATCGACAACCAGTCGGCCAGCCACGGTTGGCGCGGCGGGATCGGTCGCCGATTCGAGACCGAGGGCTGGTTGGTGCACGACGTCGACGGACGCGACCGGGCCGCGCTCGCCGGAGCCTTCAGCGAGATCGGCGCCGACCGTCCGACCGCAGTCATCGCCCACGTCGAGCCGAAAGGTTGATCATGACCGACACCACAACCCACGATCTGCCAGCCGTTGATCATCAGGACGAGCGGGGTGCGGCCCAACGCGGCTGGACCGGCGACGCCGTGATCGACCTGCGCAGCCAGTTCGTCGCCACCACGCGGGAGTTGCTGGAGACCGATGAACGGACCGCCCTGGTGCTGGCCGAGATCTCGTCCGACCGGTTCGCCGATCTGATCGATGCCCGGCCCGACCGGGTGATCAACGTCGGGATCCGCGAGCAGTTGCTGCTCAGCACCGCCGCCGGCCTGGCGTTGAGCGGGCTACGGCCGATCGCCCACACCTTCGGTGCCTTCCTGATCGAACGAGCCTGGGAACAGGTGAAGCTCGATCTCGATCATCAGAAGGTCGGCGCGGTGTTGGTCGGCTCGTACGGCTCCTACGACTGGCCAGCCGGTGGCCGTACCCACCAGTCGCCCGGCGACGTCGCGCTGCTGGACACCCTGCGGGGCTGGACCGTGCACGTGCCGGGACATCCGGCCGAGGTCGACGCGCAACTGCGGGCGGCCGTCGCCGGCGATGACCGGGTGTACCTGCGGATCGGCGGCGAACCCAATGCCGAGCCGCACGATCCCACCGGCTGGACCCGGCTGCGCGACGGCCGTCGCGGTACCGTCGTCGCGGTCGGCCCGATGCTCCGGGCGACCGAGCTGGCCGTCCGCGACCTCGACGTCACCCTGCTCTATGCGCCGACCATCCGTCCGTTCGACGCCGGGGCACTGCGGGCCAACCTGGGACGGCCGCGGGTCGTCCTGGTCGAGCCGTACCTTGCCGGTACGTCGGCCGCCCAGGTCGCCGAGGCGCTGCTGGACCTCGATCATCGCCAGCTGGGCCTCGGTGTCGGCGACCCGGATCGGCATCGATACGGCACGCCGGCCGATCACGACCGGCTGCACGGCCTGGACCCAGCCGGGCTTCGCCGCCGGATCGAGAGCTTCGTCGGGGAATGATCCGGTTTGGTACGGCGTTGGGATCTACGGCACACTTGTTCGCTGGTGCCGGTTCACGTCCCCGTTCAGAGGACGACCCGGTGCATACACACGACAGGGAGAAAGAATGAAGGCTGGGATCCATCCCGAGTACAGCGTCACCGAAGTGACCTGTAGCTGCGGAAACACGTTCACCACGAAGTCCACCGCCGGCGGCACCCTGCGGGTCGAGACCTGCTCGGCGTGCCACCCGTTCTACACCGGTAAGCAGAGGATTCTGGACACCGGTGGTCGGGTCGCCCGCTTCGAGAAGCGGTACGGCAAGAAGTAGCTTCGTCAAACGCCGGGAGCAGGGTCCGCGTGACCCGGGCTCCCGGCGTTTTCGTCTGTCCAGACCGCTCCACACCGTCGGGCGGTTCGGCAATTCGGCAGTTCGGCGGAGGAAAACATGGTCAGGTTCGAGTCAGCGGCACCGCTGCGGCAGGAATACGCGCGGCTGGAGGCCGAGATGGCCGATCCCCAGACCCACGCCGATCAGGCCAAGGTTCGCCGGATCGGTCGCCGGTACGCCGAACTGACGCCGATCGTGACAGCATTGGACTCCTACGACCAGCTCACCGAGGACCTCGCCGCGGCGCAGGAACTCGCCGCCGAGGACGAGGCCTTCGCCGCCGAGGCCGACGAGCTGTCCAGCCGGCTGGAGGAAGCGACCGAACGGCTGACCCGGCTGCTGGCGCCCCGCGACCCGAACGATTCCAGTGACGCGATCATGGAGATCAAGTCCGGCGAAGGTGGCGAGGAATCGGCACTGTTCGCCGCCGACCTGTTCAAGATGTACAGCAGATTCGCCGAACACCGTGGTTGGAAGCTCGAGGTGCTGGACTCCCAGGAGACCGACCTCGGCGGCTACAAGTCGATCACCGTCGCGGTCAAGGCCGGCTCCGCCGGAGCGCCGGACACGATGCCGTACGGGGTGCTGAAGTTCGAGGGTGGCGTGCACCGGGTGCAGCGGGTGCCGGTGACCGAGTCCCAGGGTCGCGTGCACACCTCGGCAGCCGGGGTGCTGGTGATGCCCGAGGTCGCCGAGACCGAGATCGAGATCGACGAGAACGACCTGCGGATCGACGTCTACCGGTCCTCCGGACCCGGCGGGCAGGGCGTCAACACCACCGATTCCGCCGTCCGCATCACCCACCTGCCGACCGGCATCGTCGTCTCCTGCCAGAACGAGCGTTCGCAGCTGCAGAACAAGGAACAGGCGATGCGGATGCTGCGGGCGCGCCTGATCACCCGGGCCGAGGAGGAACAGGCCAACGCCGCC
Protein-coding sequences here:
- a CDS encoding thiamine pyrophosphate-dependent enzyme; translation: MTTTQAGPDRADPDRADLEQLMGLMTGDEKHGPSATSTLDVLWVLYDRVLALSPQTIDDPRRDRFILSKGHGPMAYYAVLAAKGFIPQEWLPTFGGFGSRLGHHPDRLLIPGVEFSSGSLGHGLPVAVGVAHGLRAQHNPARVFCLIGDAEFDEGSNSEAVVYAGSVGLGNLVTVVIDNQSASHGWRGGIGRRFETEGWLVHDVDGRDRAALAGAFSEIGADRPTAVIAHVEPKG
- the prfA gene encoding peptide chain release factor 1, which encodes MVRFESAAPLRQEYARLEAEMADPQTHADQAKVRRIGRRYAELTPIVTALDSYDQLTEDLAAAQELAAEDEAFAAEADELSSRLEEATERLTRLLAPRDPNDSSDAIMEIKSGEGGEESALFAADLFKMYSRFAEHRGWKLEVLDSQETDLGGYKSITVAVKAGSAGAPDTMPYGVLKFEGGVHRVQRVPVTESQGRVHTSAAGVLVMPEVAETEIEIDENDLRIDVYRSSGPGGQGVNTTDSAVRITHLPTGIVVSCQNERSQLQNKEQAMRMLRARLITRAEEEQANAASEARKSQVRTVDRSERVRTYNFPENRIADHRIGYKAHNLDQVLAGELDPIVTALQEADTAERLAAG
- a CDS encoding zinc-binding dehydrogenase, which encodes MVDTMRAAVWHGTGPELRIEEIPVPEPKTGEALVKLTSCGVCHSDLHVLRGEVAFPSPAVLGHEISGVVTALGPGTDDAAPAVGTSVVGAFIMPCGSCRQCERGRDDMCLSFFAQNRLNGTLYDGSSRLQATDGSSIAMYSMAGLAEYAVVPVIALAPLPPELPQAPAAILGCAIFTAYGAIRHSADLQPGETVAVVAIGGVGQSIVQLAKAMGAGRVIAIDVSDEKLAQARRLGADEVINSAGTDPVAAVRELTDGAGVDVAFEALGLPQTFQQASRMLIDGGRMVAIGIAAGDATAQIEITPLVRRGFHIMGSFGGRTRVDLPAVIDLAAQGKINIADAVSRSYRLDQVNDAYAALGRGEIRGRAVITME
- the rpmE gene encoding 50S ribosomal protein L31, which gives rise to MKAGIHPEYSVTEVTCSCGNTFTTKSTAGGTLRVETCSACHPFYTGKQRILDTGGRVARFEKRYGKK
- a CDS encoding transketolase family protein, whose protein sequence is MTDTTTHDLPAVDHQDERGAAQRGWTGDAVIDLRSQFVATTRELLETDERTALVLAEISSDRFADLIDARPDRVINVGIREQLLLSTAAGLALSGLRPIAHTFGAFLIERAWEQVKLDLDHQKVGAVLVGSYGSYDWPAGGRTHQSPGDVALLDTLRGWTVHVPGHPAEVDAQLRAAVAGDDRVYLRIGGEPNAEPHDPTGWTRLRDGRRGTVVAVGPMLRATELAVRDLDVTLLYAPTIRPFDAGALRANLGRPRVVLVEPYLAGTSAAQVAEALLDLDHRQLGLGVGDPDRHRYGTPADHDRLHGLDPAGLRRRIESFVGE